A genomic region of Pseudomonas sp. KU43P contains the following coding sequences:
- a CDS encoding putative bifunctional diguanylate cyclase/phosphodiesterase encodes MIPSNSPFSEVQKPPVGGLRQALCRWFPAGFAVAGTAMSVVLGHVDVQRQPASEQGSVLASPLFWFALACTGVTCLFLAQTHRKQRQLQQRNRELRRSQAQLERLAHYDTITGLPNRVLFQQQLAEAILKGDGLAVLMLDIDGFKQVNDSLGHAMGDLLLQQATARFLQELDSADRLCRLGGDEFVFMLRGTQGQISHQLAHLLRCLQRPFDLNGNAALVTGSIGLAWCPQHGADVGSLLRHADTAMYVAKESGRNTWRPYHGDMTARLQQRLDLERNLRRALQANEFELWYQPKVDLFSGCLEGVEALLRWRDPAHGLVPPAEFIPLAERTGLIIPLGERVLELACAQMAAWRDQDRVPGPMAINVAALQIERSDYVTSLAQALERHNLPPSLLEVEITESLLMESQQQACAVLAQLQAMGVTTAVDDFGTGYSSLAYLRALPIDHLKIDRAFIKDLPDDDDAVAVARAIIDLGHALGFRITAEGIETQAQYDFLRNAGCDQGQGYLLARPMPAADLARWLAARREQGRQAGA; translated from the coding sequence ATGATCCCGTCCAATTCCCCGTTTTCCGAAGTGCAGAAGCCTCCTGTCGGTGGCCTGCGACAAGCCCTTTGCCGCTGGTTTCCGGCCGGTTTCGCCGTGGCCGGCACTGCCATGTCGGTGGTGCTCGGGCATGTGGATGTGCAGCGTCAACCCGCCAGCGAGCAGGGCAGCGTGCTGGCCTCGCCACTGTTCTGGTTCGCCTTGGCCTGCACCGGCGTGACCTGCCTGTTCCTGGCCCAGACCCACCGCAAGCAGCGCCAACTGCAGCAGCGCAACCGTGAACTGCGCCGCTCCCAGGCGCAGCTCGAACGGCTGGCCCACTACGACACCATCACCGGCCTGCCGAACCGGGTGTTGTTTCAGCAGCAGCTGGCCGAGGCCATTCTCAAGGGCGACGGCCTGGCTGTGCTGATGCTGGACATCGATGGCTTCAAGCAGGTCAACGACAGCCTTGGCCACGCCATGGGCGACCTGCTGTTGCAGCAGGCCACCGCGCGCTTCCTGCAGGAGCTCGACAGTGCAGACCGCTTGTGCCGCCTGGGTGGCGATGAATTCGTGTTCATGCTGCGCGGCACCCAAGGGCAGATCAGCCATCAGCTGGCCCACTTGCTACGCTGCCTGCAGCGGCCCTTCGACCTCAATGGCAACGCCGCGCTGGTTACCGGGAGCATTGGCCTGGCCTGGTGCCCGCAGCATGGGGCCGACGTCGGCAGCCTGCTGCGCCATGCCGACACTGCCATGTATGTGGCCAAGGAAAGCGGGCGCAACACCTGGCGCCCTTACCATGGCGACATGACCGCGCGCCTGCAGCAGCGCCTTGACCTGGAACGCAACCTGCGTCGAGCCTTGCAGGCGAACGAGTTCGAGCTGTGGTACCAGCCCAAGGTCGACCTGTTCAGTGGTTGCCTGGAGGGTGTGGAGGCGCTGCTGCGCTGGCGTGACCCGGCCCATGGCCTGGTACCGCCTGCCGAGTTCATCCCCCTGGCCGAACGCACGGGCCTGATCATCCCCTTGGGCGAACGGGTGCTGGAGCTGGCCTGCGCGCAGATGGCAGCCTGGCGTGACCAGGACCGGGTGCCCGGGCCGATGGCGATCAACGTGGCGGCGTTGCAGATCGAACGCAGCGATTACGTCACCAGCCTGGCCCAGGCTTTGGAGCGGCACAACCTGCCGCCGAGCCTGCTGGAGGTTGAAATCACCGAAAGCCTGCTGATGGAGAGCCAGCAACAGGCCTGCGCGGTGCTGGCCCAGTTGCAGGCCATGGGGGTGACCACTGCGGTGGACGACTTCGGCACGGGCTATTCCTCACTGGCCTACCTGCGGGCGCTGCCGATCGATCATTTGAAGATCGACCGGGCGTTCATCAAGGACCTGCCGGACGATGACGATGCCGTGGCGGTGGCCAGGGCGATCATCGACCTCGGCCACGCGCTGGGTTTTCGCATCACTGCCGAAGGTATCGAAACCCAGGCGCAGTACGACTTCCTGCGCAATGCCGGCTGCGACCAGGGCCAGGGTTACCTGCTGGCCCGGCCGATGCCGGCGGCGGACCTGGCACGCTGGCTGGCGGCCCGTCGCGAGCAGGGGCGCCAGGCTGGAGCCTGA
- a CDS encoding dermonecrotic toxin domain-containing protein produces the protein MSPLNPHHHLIAKQLPSWSTHANVEQWGALRESLLPEQGLTDAQAPWFANALPHLREAVLASQLRLHRAQQALAVTLKGLRNIAEFAEDLLTHTLQTQHGLSVPPRTTELVLVRHFFTFGTYVTEHKTMSLIEAALHNFEDAAEFDRDSALALAGNARFTPTTVVGQTTLGDSETLVDIDLPSETVTLEPLDLPPEVFASTCRQMDIGQRYQEHLQACFDTHADTVSAAFIDVQREQLQLAADLAFMRHDIDGPARDVIAALAAEGSVRCWQLTLFDIPLHEVLVVDDGCGGLLLHCPGSERSMVQFSGVTPLSQHLAARLLQPATRSAFLRYVTRTQHYRLLDLLQQNTDGDTLDLHLSLTTLDSPLLPWRYAEHVRRLKAEAALLAVPTAHVDEQAHQRRVAQWQSLGMDTLMLAGFFIPGLGTCMTAVMACQLLGEVFEGYEAWSIGDRHLALRHLESVGLNLALVGGLHAAGQVLPKLFSSPLMEKLNPVELADGSKRLWDANLSRYASAVELPAELAADDTGQYLHGGSRFIRMGDELYQVRQDEKTLRWRIIHPDDPKAYQPMLEHNGQGAWREEHEAPQAWSDSQAVRRLGLDTGALDDTVLNHALTISGVDRGKLQAIHLARATTPPLLTETLQRLTLAKRLPELSVAQRESLQSPLAALAETGPDRALARALEGLYEPRLGSDDSDRLLLACIQRLGEWPSEFHLEIRAASPGGELLVSFGSPQASQRALLLKSTQGYEVYRGERPAAGSLFIDRFQALYAAVPPTLRQRWGEVDALRERVQQLAGAERSRWPSRLWGPTANRTTPRLRLLGGAPLDPLPPPSPFFNHSVPARLRRLYPTITPEQVDQLRSDWQRALRSPELELGIRETALQQLRTYLERWAAGAARRQRASTAILNSWRYNSVLRLPNGELIPNLDLAGLELENLDLATLPMPNGLDHVVELDLGGNSPLNELPAHWFERLPNLRRLILGRCSFERLPQVPAPYQLTWLDMEGNRLTWDAQAQATLEQMSSLQVLDLSLNRLINAPDMTRMTTIRSLFMVECGLMDVPKGLEHFTSPRVIDLSDNHFVRLPTGFVLPPATANALSLESETLGLPIREQIEDYYQLHGSDLLVSDFEYEPLLLDASANQLQLWSRVPLHYRRELRLLIDDVAESEDVAAAYQAIWSALERMEEDAEFRDRALATSASLLLDL, from the coding sequence ATGTCCCCGCTCAATCCGCATCATCATTTGATAGCCAAACAACTGCCGTCCTGGTCTACCCATGCCAACGTCGAACAATGGGGCGCCCTGCGCGAAAGTCTGTTGCCAGAACAAGGCCTCACGGACGCGCAAGCGCCCTGGTTCGCCAATGCCCTCCCCCACTTGCGCGAGGCCGTGCTCGCCAGCCAGTTGCGGCTGCATCGCGCCCAGCAGGCCTTGGCCGTTACCCTCAAAGGCCTGCGCAACATCGCAGAGTTTGCCGAAGATCTGCTCACGCATACCTTGCAGACTCAACATGGGCTATCCGTACCCCCGCGTACAACCGAACTGGTGCTGGTCCGGCATTTCTTCACGTTCGGTACTTATGTCACCGAACACAAGACGATGAGCCTGATCGAAGCAGCCCTGCACAATTTCGAGGACGCAGCCGAATTCGACCGCGACAGCGCGTTGGCACTGGCGGGGAATGCACGATTTACGCCCACCACCGTGGTCGGTCAGACCACCTTGGGTGACAGTGAAACCTTGGTCGATATCGACTTGCCTTCAGAAACGGTCACTCTCGAGCCGCTTGACCTGCCCCCCGAGGTGTTCGCCAGCACCTGCAGGCAGATGGATATCGGCCAGCGCTATCAGGAACACCTGCAGGCATGTTTCGACACCCATGCGGACACCGTGAGCGCCGCTTTCATCGACGTCCAGCGCGAGCAGCTGCAACTGGCGGCTGACCTGGCCTTCATGCGTCACGACATCGACGGCCCGGCACGGGATGTCATCGCCGCGTTGGCAGCAGAAGGCTCGGTGCGTTGCTGGCAGCTGACACTGTTCGATATCCCGTTACATGAAGTGCTGGTCGTCGACGACGGCTGCGGTGGGCTGCTGTTGCACTGCCCCGGCAGCGAGCGAAGCATGGTGCAGTTCAGCGGCGTAACGCCCCTTAGCCAGCATCTGGCCGCCAGGCTGTTGCAACCCGCCACACGAAGCGCATTCCTGCGCTATGTGACGAGGACACAGCACTATCGTCTACTCGACCTGCTGCAACAGAACACTGATGGCGACACCCTCGACCTGCACCTGAGCCTGACTACCCTCGACTCCCCGCTGTTGCCCTGGCGCTATGCCGAGCATGTCCGGCGCCTGAAGGCTGAAGCCGCACTGCTGGCAGTCCCCACCGCTCACGTCGACGAGCAGGCTCACCAGCGACGCGTTGCTCAGTGGCAGAGCCTGGGCATGGACACCCTGATGCTCGCCGGCTTCTTCATCCCTGGCCTGGGCACCTGCATGACAGCGGTCATGGCGTGCCAACTGCTGGGTGAGGTCTTCGAGGGATACGAGGCATGGAGCATCGGCGATCGCCATCTGGCCTTGCGGCACCTGGAGTCCGTAGGCCTGAACCTTGCGCTGGTTGGTGGCTTGCACGCAGCCGGCCAGGTACTGCCCAAATTGTTCAGCAGCCCTTTGATGGAAAAACTGAACCCGGTGGAGCTTGCGGATGGCAGCAAGCGCCTCTGGGATGCCAACCTCTCGCGTTATGCCAGCGCCGTCGAGCTCCCCGCGGAGCTTGCAGCCGACGACACGGGCCAGTATCTGCATGGCGGCTCGCGGTTCATCCGCATGGGGGATGAGCTTTACCAGGTACGCCAGGACGAAAAGACGCTGCGCTGGCGTATCATTCACCCAGACGACCCGAAGGCCTACCAGCCGATGCTCGAACACAATGGCCAAGGCGCCTGGCGCGAAGAGCACGAGGCGCCACAGGCCTGGTCCGACAGCCAGGCCGTGCGACGCCTCGGGTTGGATACGGGGGCACTGGATGACACCGTGCTAAACCATGCGCTGACCATCAGCGGCGTGGATCGCGGAAAGTTGCAGGCCATCCACCTGGCGCGGGCGACCACACCCCCCTTGCTGACCGAAACCTTGCAGCGCCTGACGTTGGCCAAGCGCCTGCCCGAACTCTCGGTGGCACAGCGGGAGAGCCTGCAATCGCCGTTGGCGGCGCTGGCTGAAACCGGGCCTGATCGTGCACTGGCCAGAGCCCTGGAGGGCCTGTATGAGCCCCGGCTGGGAAGTGACGATAGCGATCGCTTGCTGCTTGCCTGTATCCAACGGCTGGGCGAATGGCCCAGTGAGTTTCATCTGGAAATTCGCGCCGCCAGCCCTGGCGGCGAGTTGCTCGTCAGTTTCGGCTCCCCCCAGGCCAGCCAGCGTGCCCTGCTGCTCAAATCGACTCAGGGGTACGAGGTGTATCGAGGCGAACGTCCAGCAGCCGGTTCCTTGTTCATTGATCGCTTCCAGGCGCTGTATGCCGCTGTGCCGCCCACGCTCAGGCAACGATGGGGCGAAGTGGACGCGCTGCGCGAACGTGTGCAGCAATTGGCAGGCGCCGAACGTTCGCGCTGGCCCTCTCGCCTGTGGGGGCCGACGGCCAACCGTACGACGCCGCGCCTCAGGCTGCTCGGTGGCGCACCGCTGGATCCGTTACCGCCACCTTCACCGTTCTTCAATCACTCGGTACCAGCACGCCTGCGCAGGCTATACCCCACCATCACACCCGAACAAGTCGATCAGTTGCGCAGCGACTGGCAACGCGCCCTGCGCTCGCCGGAGCTTGAACTAGGGATACGCGAAACCGCTTTGCAACAATTGCGCACTTACCTGGAGCGGTGGGCTGCCGGCGCGGCGCGTCGACAACGTGCTAGTACCGCCATACTCAACAGCTGGCGGTACAACTCGGTTCTACGCCTGCCCAACGGCGAGCTGATCCCTAACCTGGACCTGGCTGGCCTCGAACTGGAAAACCTCGATCTGGCCACGCTACCCATGCCCAACGGCCTGGACCATGTGGTCGAACTGGACCTTGGCGGCAACTCCCCCTTGAACGAGTTGCCAGCGCATTGGTTCGAGCGCCTGCCCAACCTGCGTAGGCTGATCCTGGGTCGTTGCAGCTTCGAGCGGCTGCCACAGGTTCCCGCTCCTTACCAATTGACCTGGCTGGACATGGAGGGCAACCGCCTGACATGGGATGCCCAGGCCCAGGCGACGCTGGAACAGATGAGCTCACTGCAGGTGCTTGACTTGTCACTGAACCGGCTGATCAATGCACCCGACATGACACGGATGACCACGATCAGGTCGTTGTTCATGGTTGAGTGCGGCCTCATGGACGTGCCAAAGGGGTTGGAGCATTTCACCTCTCCCAGGGTCATCGATCTGTCGGACAACCATTTCGTGCGACTGCCCACAGGGTTCGTGTTGCCCCCCGCGACCGCCAATGCCCTGAGCCTGGAGAGCGAAACCCTCGGCCTGCCAATCCGCGAACAGATCGAAGACTACTACCAGCTTCACGGCAGCGATCTTCTGGTTTCGGATTTCGAGTACGAGCCATTGCTACTGGATGCGAGCGCCAACCAGCTGCAGCTGTGGTCGCGCGTACCGCTGCACTACCGCCGTGAATTGCGCCTGCTGATCGATGACGTTGCCGAGAGTGAGGATGTCGCTGCCGCCTATCAAGCGATCTGGTCAGCGCTTGAGCGCATGGAGGAAGACGCCGAATTCCGGGATCGTGCGTTGGCCACGTCGGCCTCACTGCTGCTGGATCTCTGA
- a CDS encoding glycosyltransferase 61 family protein, translated as MQSDISKLNEYPVANGHAWSLAAYRHMARKRLARTVDIDLKSLAERTWDIAPGETTVSPPAIYLPNQLERVTGWEAKRFFPYVHPARTMEGGIRAEQGATRGYLLKDVWLIDGALYKGNASHWLSLKPSTFPRIAIEHEIERGAAYCTQNGNTWFGTWLMEDCPTYALACNEGVPVTTAPSARYPLFTQGPAYEQWLGMQPLRLRSAFFHELVLFDDVSNNRSRHQRYRAMGDKLLSHVDAAPHPGVFILRGSDGDLRLLRNELEIAEHLRKHRGFRVINPMKLDVPSIVAACAGARTVIGVEGSQLVHGVNVLRSGGNLLTLQPPNRFVSYYKYLTDRDNQHFGFVVGTPQGEGFTVDLDEVERTLDLFPS; from the coding sequence ATGCAAAGCGATATCTCGAAACTCAATGAATATCCGGTTGCCAATGGGCATGCCTGGTCATTGGCGGCCTATCGACACATGGCGCGAAAACGGCTGGCGCGTACAGTGGACATCGATCTAAAGAGCCTGGCTGAAAGAACCTGGGATATTGCACCTGGCGAAACGACCGTTTCGCCCCCCGCCATCTACCTGCCCAACCAGTTGGAGCGGGTGACCGGCTGGGAGGCAAAGCGCTTTTTCCCCTACGTGCACCCGGCGCGCACCATGGAGGGCGGCATTCGCGCCGAGCAGGGGGCCACCCGGGGCTACCTGCTCAAGGACGTGTGGCTGATCGATGGCGCGCTGTACAAGGGCAACGCCAGCCACTGGCTGTCACTCAAGCCCAGTACCTTTCCACGTATCGCCATCGAGCATGAAATCGAGCGCGGCGCGGCCTATTGCACGCAGAACGGCAATACCTGGTTCGGCACCTGGCTGATGGAGGACTGCCCGACCTACGCCCTGGCTTGCAACGAAGGCGTACCAGTGACCACAGCGCCATCTGCCAGGTACCCATTGTTTACCCAGGGGCCGGCGTACGAGCAGTGGCTGGGCATGCAACCGTTGCGTTTGCGCAGTGCCTTCTTCCATGAGCTGGTGCTGTTCGATGACGTCAGCAACAACCGCAGCCGTCACCAGCGTTACCGAGCCATGGGCGACAAACTGCTGTCGCACGTAGATGCAGCGCCGCATCCAGGCGTTTTCATTCTGCGGGGCAGCGACGGCGACTTGCGGTTGTTGCGCAACGAACTGGAAATCGCCGAACACCTGCGTAAGCACCGTGGTTTTCGCGTGATCAACCCGATGAAACTGGATGTGCCATCCATCGTTGCAGCCTGTGCGGGTGCCAGGACGGTGATCGGCGTGGAAGGCAGCCAGCTGGTGCATGGTGTCAACGTGCTGCGCTCGGGCGGCAATCTGCTGACGCTACAGCCCCCTAATCGCTTTGTCAGTTACTACAAGTACCTGACAGACCGTGATAATCAGCACTTCGGTTTTGTTGTCGGCACACCGCAAGGGGAGGGCTTTACCGTCGACCTCGACGAGGTGGAGCGCACCCTTGATCTATTTCCGTCATAA
- the eppA gene encoding EPS-associated small membrane protein EppA yields MRSTLFIKSIFLLVLLSGAARAADSYMNQTNIVPLATAGWLFAFAVIGFVAVANRKKI; encoded by the coding sequence ATGCGCTCGACTCTGTTCATCAAATCGATTTTCTTGTTGGTGTTATTGAGCGGTGCGGCACGAGCAGCTGATTCTTATATGAACCAGACGAATATTGTTCCTTTGGCAACGGCAGGTTGGCTATTTGCATTTGCAGTGATTGGCTTCGTGGCGGTCGCCAATAGAAAAAAGATTTGA
- a CDS encoding polysaccharide biosynthesis/export family protein, translating to MARLLISMVCVLCAWSSASVADDRGWSYPLSPGDKILISVWQEDTLRQETVVLPDGSITFPLAGRIEVAGLDVTAVAKKVTDGLKPYLANPNVSVVVTGTAGNLVYVQGKVIKPGPVPMAGPTAVLQALSMSGGMDKFADESAIKVIRGSGPAQKVLPVRYKDLVSGRDMSTNFQLQAGDTLVVP from the coding sequence ATGGCGCGTTTGCTGATTTCCATGGTCTGCGTTCTGTGCGCCTGGTCTAGCGCCAGCGTTGCCGATGACAGAGGTTGGTCGTACCCGCTCAGCCCCGGCGACAAGATATTGATTTCAGTTTGGCAGGAAGACACCCTGCGTCAGGAAACCGTCGTACTCCCCGACGGCAGCATCACCTTCCCCTTGGCTGGCCGCATCGAAGTGGCGGGCCTGGATGTCACTGCGGTGGCCAAGAAAGTCACCGACGGCCTTAAACCCTACCTTGCTAACCCCAATGTCAGCGTCGTGGTCACTGGCACGGCAGGCAACCTTGTCTACGTTCAAGGCAAGGTGATCAAGCCCGGCCCGGTACCGATGGCAGGCCCTACGGCGGTGCTTCAAGCCTTGAGCATGTCGGGTGGAATGGACAAATTCGCCGACGAAAGTGCCATCAAGGTGATCCGTGGCAGCGGCCCTGCACAAAAGGTATTGCCGGTGCGCTACAAGGATCTGGTTTCTGGGCGTGATATGTCCACCAACTTCCAACTTCAGGCTGGCGACACGCTGGTCGTACCTTGA
- a CDS encoding GumC family protein: protein MNSEYELSIKDYIAIIKDRALLLGVSIVVVLAATVGVALSVPPIYQATGTILVESQQISPDLVSAGNNSFADERIEVIRQRVMTRENLMRIIDKYSLFADKGRQFSETDKVEQMRNAIVVATLSTFIKGRGEATVAFTVSYEDKKPEVAKEVADELVNLFLNENIKQRTERATETTEFLSQEANKLGAELADLENQLADFKQAHANALPENQQLRMSMLSRSELEFREVDRDYKSAQEELRYLELELSAANAGVSTQAANGRSATADQPQDLASLKAEYARLLSRYTRAHPDVQAIKRKIDALQASGEKGIAAAATMNLDAARVRTKMAAAQSRIASLAEQKRQLTTKMEGYEADILEAPQVERGLITLMRDHDNARKKYEEIRNKEMGAKITESLEQENKAERFVLLEPPLMPEKPVKPNRKKIVALGLVLAPAVGGGLVMLLEMLNQRVRGVGALESVLGKRVLVAVPYIATQADRARRRKWLMLLIVAALVLVAMLMVVVHVFYMPLDVLLFKAMARFE, encoded by the coding sequence ATGAACTCCGAGTACGAGCTGTCGATCAAAGATTACATCGCCATCATCAAGGACCGCGCCTTGCTGCTGGGTGTGAGTATAGTCGTCGTACTGGCAGCGACCGTAGGCGTCGCGCTCAGTGTGCCACCCATCTACCAGGCCACCGGCACCATCCTGGTAGAGTCGCAACAGATCTCGCCCGACCTGGTCTCGGCGGGCAACAACAGTTTTGCCGATGAGCGTATCGAAGTCATTCGCCAGCGCGTGATGACCCGCGAGAACCTGATGCGCATCATCGACAAGTACAGCTTGTTCGCCGACAAGGGCCGCCAGTTCAGCGAAACCGACAAGGTCGAGCAGATGCGCAATGCCATTGTCGTGGCCACCCTCAGCACCTTCATCAAGGGGCGCGGCGAGGCCACCGTGGCATTCACCGTGTCATACGAGGACAAGAAGCCCGAGGTCGCCAAGGAAGTGGCGGACGAACTGGTGAACCTGTTCCTCAACGAAAACATCAAGCAGCGCACCGAGCGCGCAACCGAAACCACCGAATTCCTGTCCCAGGAAGCCAACAAACTGGGCGCCGAACTGGCCGACCTGGAAAACCAGCTCGCCGACTTCAAGCAGGCCCACGCCAATGCCTTGCCGGAAAACCAGCAGCTGCGCATGAGCATGCTGTCGCGCTCGGAGCTTGAGTTCCGCGAAGTCGACCGCGACTACAAGTCGGCCCAGGAAGAGCTGCGTTACCTGGAGCTGGAACTCTCGGCTGCCAATGCCGGGGTTAGCACCCAGGCTGCCAATGGCCGCTCGGCGACAGCGGACCAGCCGCAAGACCTGGCCAGCCTCAAGGCCGAGTACGCCCGGCTGCTGAGCCGTTACACGCGAGCCCACCCGGACGTGCAGGCAATCAAGCGCAAGATCGATGCGCTCCAGGCTTCGGGTGAAAAAGGCATCGCCGCCGCCGCAACGATGAACCTCGATGCCGCCCGGGTGCGCACCAAGATGGCGGCGGCGCAGTCGCGCATCGCCTCGCTGGCGGAACAGAAGCGCCAGCTCACCACCAAGATGGAGGGCTACGAGGCGGATATCCTCGAAGCGCCGCAAGTCGAGCGTGGCCTGATTACCCTGATGCGCGACCACGACAACGCACGCAAGAAGTACGAAGAAATCCGCAACAAGGAAATGGGCGCGAAGATTACCGAAAGCCTGGAGCAGGAAAACAAGGCCGAGCGCTTCGTGCTGCTGGAGCCGCCGCTGATGCCGGAAAAACCGGTCAAACCCAACCGCAAGAAAATCGTCGCCCTGGGCCTGGTATTGGCTCCGGCGGTGGGCGGTGGCTTGGTCATGTTGCTGGAGATGCTCAACCAGCGCGTACGGGGCGTGGGTGCCCTGGAAAGCGTGCTGGGCAAGCGTGTGCTGGTGGCTGTGCCCTACATCGCTACCCAGGCCGACAGGGCCCGCCGGCGAAAATGGCTAATGCTGCTGATCGTCGCCGCCTTGGTCCTGGTGGCTATGCTGATGGTGGTCGTCCATGTGTTCTACATGCCTTTGGACGTCCTGCTGTTTAAAGCTATGGCTCGGTTTGAATAG
- a CDS encoding CpsD/CapB family tyrosine-protein kinase: MDRITPAIGKNLHQITPTPVETPKAPLLAERSVLPGEFDYVRTKVAPLRAEHLERNRIVSFNKNSNMSGAIDLLRTQVLKAMDENGWRTLGITSPTPEAGKTVLAVNLAMSIAHHSTKTALLVDFDLRRPRVGSTLGLPMDKALNDVLSGKAWLEEALVNPTLPRFVVLPTREPVPMSTEMLSSPKVDDMITELRDRYESRICIFDLPPLLSSDDAMTVLPKLDCVLLVVANGMNSKKDIEDCLYHLANANLVGAVLNKADEQPRAYY, from the coding sequence ATGGACAGAATTACGCCGGCTATTGGAAAGAACCTCCACCAGATCACCCCCACGCCCGTAGAAACACCGAAAGCGCCGTTGTTGGCAGAGCGGTCCGTCCTTCCGGGCGAGTTCGATTACGTGCGCACCAAAGTGGCCCCGCTGCGTGCGGAGCACCTGGAGCGCAACCGAATTGTGTCGTTCAACAAGAATTCGAACATGAGCGGCGCCATCGACCTGTTGCGCACGCAAGTGCTCAAGGCCATGGACGAAAATGGTTGGCGCACGCTCGGGATCACCTCGCCGACTCCCGAGGCCGGCAAGACGGTGCTCGCGGTGAACCTGGCCATGAGCATTGCCCACCACTCCACCAAGACCGCTTTGCTGGTGGACTTCGATCTGCGTCGGCCGCGGGTCGGCAGCACCCTCGGCTTGCCGATGGACAAGGCGCTCAATGATGTGCTCAGCGGCAAGGCGTGGCTGGAAGAAGCGCTGGTCAACCCGACACTGCCACGCTTCGTGGTGCTGCCGACCCGCGAACCGGTCCCGATGTCTACCGAGATGTTGTCCTCGCCCAAAGTCGACGACATGATCACCGAACTGCGCGATCGCTACGAGTCACGGATCTGCATTTTCGACCTGCCGCCGTTGCTCAGCTCCGACGATGCGATGACGGTGCTGCCGAAGCTCGATTGCGTGTTGCTGGTGGTGGCCAACGGCATGAACAGCAAGAAGGACATCGAGGATTGCCTGTATCACCTGGCCAACGCGAACCTGGTCGGGGCGGTGCTGAACAAGGCGGATGAACAGCCGCGGGCTTATTACTGA
- the galE gene encoding UDP-glucose 4-epimerase GalE: MKYLVVGGAGYIGSHMVKHLLSDGHEVVVADTVATAPDIEWVELDIADARALDRLFADYHFDAVFHFASHIQVGESVSDPGKYYQNNVAATLTLLEAMVRADIKHLVFSSTAAVYGDPQYVPIDEQHPKAPINPYGRSKWMVEQILEDFDRAYGLKSVRLRYFNAAGADPEGLLGECHEPETHLIPLILQAASGRRAAVTVFGHDYDTPDGTCIRDYVHVADLASAHALAVEYLLQGGASASFNLGNGLGFSVQEVIDAARAVTGRPIQVIETSRREGDPATLVADAQRAKKVLGWQPRFAGLEEIVGHAWNWERKYPWR, translated from the coding sequence ATGAAGTACTTGGTTGTCGGCGGTGCAGGTTATATCGGTTCACACATGGTCAAGCACCTGTTGAGCGATGGGCACGAGGTGGTGGTTGCCGACACCGTGGCCACGGCGCCCGACATCGAATGGGTCGAGCTGGACATCGCCGATGCCCGCGCCCTCGACAGGCTGTTCGCCGACTACCACTTCGACGCTGTGTTCCACTTCGCCTCCCACATCCAGGTGGGCGAGTCGGTCAGCGACCCTGGCAAGTATTACCAGAACAATGTAGCGGCCACCCTTACCTTGCTCGAAGCCATGGTGCGGGCCGACATCAAGCATCTGGTCTTCTCGTCCACCGCCGCCGTCTATGGCGACCCGCAGTATGTGCCCATCGATGAGCAGCACCCCAAGGCACCGATCAACCCCTATGGGCGCAGCAAGTGGATGGTCGAGCAGATACTCGAAGATTTCGACCGTGCCTATGGCCTGAAGTCGGTGCGCCTGCGCTACTTCAATGCCGCAGGGGCCGACCCGGAAGGTTTGCTGGGTGAGTGCCACGAGCCGGAGACCCACCTGATTCCGTTGATCCTGCAGGCTGCCTCGGGGCGGCGTGCGGCAGTCACGGTGTTCGGCCATGACTACGACACACCGGACGGCACCTGCATCCGCGACTACGTGCACGTCGCCGACCTGGCGTCGGCCCATGCGCTGGCGGTGGAGTATCTGCTGCAGGGTGGTGCCAGCGCGTCGTTCAACCTTGGCAACGGGCTGGGCTTTTCGGTGCAGGAGGTGATCGATGCGGCGCGGGCTGTCACCGGGCGGCCGATCCAGGTGATAGAAACCTCGCGTCGTGAAGGCGACCCGGCGACCTTGGTGGCGGACGCGCAGCGGGCTAAAAAGGTGCTGGGTTGGCAGCCGCGGTTTGCAGGGCTGGAGGAAATCGTCGGTCACGCCTGGAATTGGGAGCGGAAGTATCCTTGGCGGTGA